One Oceanicoccus sagamiensis genomic region harbors:
- a CDS encoding extracellular solute-binding protein, whose product MRHGIRYSLLFLLVLLVACSEPEKPAPELLVYSARNEHLIKPLFDRFTEQTGIVVNYVTDKAGPLLTRLQAEGENSPADLLMTVDAGNLWQANEVGVLAPVESAILNNNVPPHLRGADNSWFSLTIRARTMVYNTDTLSPTDLSTYEALAAPEWKGRLCLRTSKKVYNQSLVATMIAALGEEQTEQIVAGWVNNLAIDPLSNDTKVMEAVALGQCEVGIVNTYYYGRLMKKKPATPLALFWPNQQGEGAQGRGVHVNVSGVGITRASQHKALAQQLIEWLTTPEAQQILMDLNQEYPVNSSVEMNAELQAWGAFKGDQVDVSEAGRLQAAAVKLMDRAGYR is encoded by the coding sequence ATGCGTCACGGTATCCGTTATAGCTTGCTGTTTTTACTCGTCTTATTGGTCGCCTGCAGTGAGCCTGAAAAGCCCGCCCCGGAATTATTGGTCTATTCCGCCCGTAATGAGCATTTAATTAAGCCGCTATTTGATCGCTTTACCGAGCAAACTGGCATAGTGGTTAACTATGTGACGGATAAAGCAGGCCCTTTATTAACCCGCTTGCAGGCTGAGGGTGAGAACTCCCCAGCGGATCTATTGATGACAGTGGATGCTGGCAACCTCTGGCAGGCCAACGAAGTGGGTGTGCTGGCACCGGTTGAGTCGGCAATACTCAATAACAATGTCCCTCCACATTTAAGGGGCGCAGATAATAGCTGGTTTTCCCTGACCATTCGCGCTCGGACTATGGTCTATAACACGGATACATTATCCCCCACTGACCTGTCTACCTATGAGGCCTTGGCGGCCCCTGAATGGAAGGGGCGCCTATGTCTTCGCACCTCCAAAAAAGTCTATAACCAGTCTCTGGTCGCCACCATGATTGCAGCACTGGGTGAAGAGCAAACGGAGCAGATTGTGGCGGGCTGGGTCAATAACCTGGCGATTGATCCCCTGTCTAACGATACCAAGGTTATGGAAGCGGTGGCACTTGGTCAGTGCGAAGTGGGGATAGTAAACACTTACTACTATGGCCGCTTGATGAAGAAAAAGCCGGCCACACCCTTGGCCCTGTTTTGGCCTAACCAGCAAGGTGAGGGGGCTCAGGGGCGAGGCGTTCACGTTAATGTCTCCGGTGTGGGCATTACCCGCGCCAGTCAACATAAAGCACTGGCCCAGCAGTTAATCGAGTGGCTCACCACACCGGAAGCTCAGCAGATATTGATGGACTTAAACCAGGAATATCCCGTGAATAGCAGCGTAGAGATGAATGCCGAGCTACAGGCCTGGGGCGCGTTTAAAGGCGATCAGGTGGATGTGAGTGAAGCGGGCCGTCTACAAGCCGCTGCCGTTAAATTAATGGATCGGGCTGGCTACCGTTAG
- a CDS encoding GGDEF domain-containing protein: MDKTPEHLFRTIPGWFGSQGETELKNDEHYLRATIVLGVAMMSSCFALLVMIGLFFSPYPSNPEHKLAALGITAVVLLCYMASLIYYKYRQTIIGPSNLYATGVLVATTLPGILTGGFLSSPNLQIIIVVPVWAFLMAGNRNGLMWSAITLLAISAYYVAELLGVRFPQTIPANAEATLKLITWSIAIALVVLCLYLYEVNLVRLTERLQKEQSKLAHEATHDSLTGLLNRKSLLQSVEDAIAAHQKFQHQAAILYIDLDNFKPINDTHGHAMGDEVLTIVTSRLESCVKSSDTVARIGGDEFVIVLPNIQGKDISSRIAQQVLDSLHQKIVLNNKEFEISASIGVAFIPKDSDSADTILSLADQAMYRAKREKNAICYSEAS; this comes from the coding sequence ATGGATAAAACACCAGAACACTTGTTTCGGACTATACCTGGCTGGTTTGGCAGCCAAGGTGAGACGGAGCTTAAAAACGACGAGCATTACCTGCGGGCCACCATCGTATTGGGCGTGGCCATGATGTCCTCCTGTTTTGCCCTGCTGGTTATGATCGGGCTATTTTTCTCTCCCTACCCCAGTAACCCCGAGCATAAACTAGCAGCGCTGGGTATCACCGCAGTGGTGCTGCTCTGCTATATGGCAAGCCTGATCTACTACAAATATCGGCAAACCATTATTGGCCCATCCAACCTCTATGCCACGGGTGTGCTAGTGGCCACCACCTTGCCAGGTATATTAACCGGTGGTTTTCTTTCATCACCCAATTTACAAATCATTATTGTTGTTCCGGTATGGGCTTTTTTAATGGCTGGCAACCGCAATGGCCTAATGTGGTCGGCCATCACCCTGCTTGCCATAAGTGCCTACTATGTGGCTGAGTTACTGGGGGTTCGTTTTCCGCAAACCATTCCGGCTAATGCCGAGGCAACGCTCAAACTGATAACCTGGTCTATTGCCATTGCGCTGGTAGTACTGTGCCTATACCTTTATGAGGTTAATCTGGTTCGGCTAACGGAACGCCTGCAAAAAGAACAGAGCAAGCTGGCCCATGAAGCCACCCATGATTCATTAACCGGTTTATTAAATAGAAAATCTTTACTGCAAAGTGTGGAAGACGCCATCGCTGCCCATCAAAAATTTCAACATCAGGCGGCCATTTTATATATTGATCTGGATAACTTTAAGCCCATTAACGATACCCATGGCCATGCCATGGGGGATGAAGTATTAACCATTGTGACATCACGGCTGGAATCCTGTGTTAAATCCTCCGATACGGTTGCCCGGATTGGCGGCGATGAATTTGTGATTGTATTGCCGAATATTCAGGGCAAGGACATCAGCTCACGGATTGCCCAGCAAGTGCTGGATTCTTTGCACCAGAAAATTGTGTTGAATAATAAGGAATTTGAAATCAGCGCAAGTATTGGTGTGGCGTTTATTCCCAAAGATAGCGACTCGGCGGATACTATTCTCTCCCTCGCTGACCAAGCTATGTACCGAGCCAAGCGCGAGAAAAATGCTATTTGCTATAGCGAAGCCAGCTAG
- a CDS encoding UbiH/UbiF/VisC/COQ6 family ubiquinone biosynthesis hydroxylase, producing the protein MSKSAADFDVIIVGAGMVGAALACALGGSELKVAVIEARPINTDWPEQADAIDGFDPRVSALTVASQAFLQRLDIWSAIRERRISPYRQMHVWDAEGTGNIHFAADDINQPVLGHIVENRVTATALLQKIQQHRNIECIAPVTLEAIQSTESGAYQIALDDGRSLSTDLLVAADGANSNVRSLAAMAMREWDYGHHAIVTTVKTEKPHQQTAWQRFLPEGPLAFLPLSTAEQQQHYSSIVWSAIPQYAENLMALDDAEFSLDLARAFEHRLGEVTDVSRRFSFPLRQRHAVDYIKTGIALVGDAAHTIHPLAGQGVNLGLMDALALSEELLRAEQRALNPGSLPVLQRYQRRRKAANLSMMAGMEGFKRLFEQPSLPVRWARNAGLRWLNKATPLKNQVMRQAMGL; encoded by the coding sequence ATGAGCAAAAGCGCAGCAGATTTTGATGTCATTATTGTGGGCGCCGGTATGGTTGGCGCTGCCTTGGCCTGTGCTTTGGGTGGCAGCGAACTAAAAGTGGCGGTCATTGAAGCGCGCCCCATCAATACTGATTGGCCAGAACAGGCCGATGCTATTGATGGTTTTGATCCCAGGGTGAGTGCTTTAACCGTTGCTTCGCAGGCATTTCTTCAGCGGTTGGATATCTGGTCGGCCATCCGTGAGCGCCGGATTAGTCCCTATCGCCAGATGCATGTCTGGGATGCAGAGGGCACTGGCAATATTCATTTTGCGGCGGATGATATTAATCAGCCGGTATTAGGGCATATTGTCGAAAATAGAGTGACGGCTACCGCGCTGCTGCAAAAAATTCAGCAGCATCGCAATATCGAGTGTATTGCACCGGTTACATTGGAGGCTATCCAGTCTACAGAAAGTGGTGCCTACCAAATAGCGTTAGATGATGGCCGCTCTTTAAGTACCGATTTGTTGGTGGCTGCCGATGGTGCCAATTCCAATGTGCGCAGCCTTGCAGCTATGGCAATGCGTGAATGGGACTATGGCCACCATGCAATAGTGACAACAGTAAAAACTGAAAAACCACATCAACAGACAGCCTGGCAGCGTTTTTTGCCTGAAGGTCCACTGGCTTTTTTACCGCTGAGTACCGCTGAGCAACAGCAGCACTATAGCTCTATTGTCTGGTCTGCTATTCCACAGTATGCGGAAAATTTAATGGCATTGGATGATGCTGAATTTTCTCTGGATCTGGCCAGGGCTTTTGAACACAGGCTGGGTGAAGTGACTGACGTTAGTCGTCGTTTTAGTTTCCCTTTACGCCAGCGCCATGCGGTTGATTATATTAAGACGGGTATTGCTCTGGTGGGTGATGCGGCTCATACCATTCACCCCTTGGCAGGGCAGGGCGTTAATCTTGGTTTAATGGATGCTCTGGCATTAAGTGAAGAATTATTGCGGGCAGAGCAAAGAGCATTAAATCCAGGGTCGCTACCTGTGCTTCAGCGCTACCAGCGCCGGCGCAAAGCCGCCAATCTATCCATGATGGCAGGGATGGAAGGCTTTAAGCGTTTATTTGAGCAGCCGTCACTACCTGTTCGCTGGGCCCGCAATGCAGGGTTGCGTTGGTTAAATAAAGCGACGCCGTTAAAAAATCAGGTGATGCGCCAGGCGATGGGTTTATAA
- the ubiH gene encoding 2-octaprenyl-6-methoxyphenyl hydroxylase → MGQTAANKSQYDVVIAGGGMVGASLALQLCHHSQQQLRILVVESFPIAKSHTAEAPLYNPSFDARSTALSYSSQLILEPLGVWPLLSKYAAAINSIHVSERRRLGSTMMKPGDVDWPALGCVIENAWLGNVLLNALREKDTIDFLAPASVKHISPQQQGVTLMVEQNGSEKTVAAQLAIIADGANSNLREQLGINARVHSYQQTALIANVSFTKAHQGCAYERFTDQGPMALLPLSDSELSQPRAALVWSLPNDQAATLSECDEAEFLKTLQQRFGHRQGEFIRVGDRSGYPLKLVEAEEQVRSGIVVMGNAAHSLHPVAGQGFNLALRDSARLTQLLVAASQQNRALGDLGLLQQYQQQQQFDQQKTIRFSDQLPGLFTRNQFPLSVLRSIGLGFWIFFRR, encoded by the coding sequence ATGGGACAAACCGCTGCCAATAAATCACAGTACGATGTGGTGATTGCCGGCGGCGGTATGGTGGGTGCCAGTTTGGCCTTGCAATTGTGTCACCATAGCCAGCAACAGCTGCGAATTTTGGTGGTTGAAAGTTTTCCTATTGCTAAAAGTCATACCGCTGAAGCGCCCCTTTATAATCCGAGTTTTGATGCTCGTTCCACTGCCTTATCCTATAGCAGTCAATTAATTCTGGAGCCGCTGGGTGTTTGGCCCTTGCTGTCTAAATATGCGGCAGCCATAAACAGTATTCATGTTTCTGAGCGCCGTCGTTTAGGTTCAACAATGATGAAGCCTGGTGATGTTGATTGGCCAGCGCTCGGCTGTGTGATTGAAAATGCCTGGCTGGGTAATGTGCTACTAAATGCCTTGCGTGAAAAAGACACGATTGATTTTCTAGCACCGGCTTCGGTAAAACATATTAGCCCCCAGCAACAGGGTGTTACATTAATGGTTGAACAGAACGGCAGCGAAAAAACCGTTGCTGCGCAGTTGGCGATTATTGCCGACGGTGCTAATTCAAACCTGCGAGAACAGTTGGGTATTAACGCCAGGGTACACAGCTATCAACAAACCGCCTTGATTGCCAACGTCAGCTTTACCAAAGCGCATCAGGGTTGCGCCTATGAACGCTTTACCGATCAGGGCCCAATGGCCTTGCTGCCATTAAGTGATAGTGAATTAAGTCAGCCACGGGCTGCGTTGGTCTGGAGTTTGCCGAACGATCAGGCCGCCACTTTATCAGAGTGTGATGAAGCAGAATTTTTAAAGACGCTACAGCAGCGTTTTGGTCACCGGCAGGGCGAATTTATTCGCGTCGGCGATCGCTCTGGTTATCCATTAAAGCTCGTGGAAGCTGAAGAGCAGGTTCGTTCCGGTATTGTCGTGATGGGCAATGCTGCCCATTCCTTGCATCCGGTTGCTGGGCAAGGTTTTAATTTGGCACTGCGTGACAGTGCTCGTTTAACACAGTTGTTAGTCGCGGCCAGCCAGCAGAATCGAGCTCTGGGTGATTTGGGCTTATTGCAGCAATACCAACAACAGCAACAGTTTGATCAACAAAAAACCATTCGTTTTTCTGATCAATTGCCGGGTTTATTTACCCGCAATCAATTTCCGTTAAGTGTGTTGCGCAGTATTGGTTTGGGGTTTTGGATATTCTTCCGCCGGTAA
- the pepP gene encoding Xaa-Pro aminopeptidase: MKISKKEFARRRKNLMAEMEPDSIAIVPAARETIRNRDVDYPFRQDSDFYYLTGFAEPDAVLVLLPGRKHGQYILFCRDRDPTMELWNGYRAGPEGATEDYAADDAFPVSDIDDILPGLIEGRERVYYAMGRHAEFDRKVMKWVNVIRSQVRTGAHPPGEFLDLDHLLHDLRLYKSAAEVRVMKKAGQISAAAHIRAMQICKPGVAEYQLEAEIQHEFGRNGARFAAYNSIVGAGKNGCILHYTENADVIKDGDLVLIDAGCELEHYAADITRTFPANGVFSKEQKALYDLVLKAQLAAIKTIKPGNHWNQSHDATVKVITKGLVELGLLKGTVSKLIEKEAYKDFYMHRAGHWLGMDVHDVGDYKIGDEWRVLEEGMAMTVEPGIYVAPDNKKVAKKWRGIGIRIEDDVVVTKDGCDVLTKDVPKTVKEIEALMSGAA; the protein is encoded by the coding sequence ATGAAAATCAGTAAAAAAGAGTTTGCCCGCCGCCGTAAAAACCTGATGGCCGAAATGGAGCCAGATAGTATTGCGATTGTCCCCGCGGCTCGTGAAACCATTCGCAATCGCGATGTGGATTACCCCTTTCGTCAGGACAGTGATTTTTATTATCTCACCGGCTTTGCCGAGCCCGATGCCGTACTGGTGTTATTACCCGGCCGCAAACATGGCCAGTATATTTTATTCTGCCGCGACCGCGACCCCACCATGGAATTATGGAATGGCTACCGCGCTGGGCCAGAAGGCGCGACGGAGGATTATGCCGCGGATGATGCATTTCCCGTGAGTGATATTGATGATATTTTGCCAGGCCTGATCGAAGGCCGTGAGCGGGTTTATTATGCGATGGGCCGCCATGCGGAATTTGATCGCAAGGTCATGAAGTGGGTCAATGTTATTCGCTCACAGGTTCGTACCGGTGCCCATCCCCCCGGCGAGTTTCTGGATTTAGATCACTTACTACACGATTTGCGTTTATATAAAAGTGCCGCTGAAGTAAGAGTGATGAAAAAAGCCGGGCAAATTTCCGCCGCCGCGCATATTCGCGCTATGCAAATCTGTAAACCCGGTGTGGCGGAATATCAGCTGGAAGCCGAAATACAACATGAGTTTGGCCGCAATGGCGCGCGCTTTGCCGCCTATAATTCTATTGTCGGTGCCGGTAAAAATGGCTGCATATTACACTACACAGAAAATGCCGATGTGATTAAAGATGGCGATTTGGTGTTGATAGATGCCGGCTGCGAACTGGAACACTATGCGGCGGATATTACCCGTACCTTTCCTGCCAATGGGGTATTTTCTAAAGAGCAAAAAGCACTGTATGACTTGGTGTTAAAAGCACAGCTTGCCGCTATCAAAACGATTAAACCCGGCAATCACTGGAATCAATCCCATGACGCCACCGTAAAAGTTATTACCAAGGGTTTGGTTGAATTAGGCTTGCTTAAAGGCACTGTTAGCAAGCTTATTGAAAAAGAAGCCTATAAAGATTTTTATATGCACCGCGCTGGGCATTGGTTAGGTATGGATGTGCATGATGTAGGCGATTATAAAATAGGTGATGAATGGCGTGTGCTGGAAGAAGGTATGGCCATGACCGTTGAGCCGGGTATTTATGTGGCGCCAGATAATAAAAAGGTGGCCAAAAAATGGCGCGGTATTGGTATCCGTATTGAAGACGATGTGGTGGTCACCAAAGACGGTTGTGATGTGTTAACCAAAGATGTTCCCAAAACCGTGAAAGAAATAGAAGCCCTTATGAGTGGTGCCGCTTAA
- a CDS encoding UPF0149 family protein has translation MTLQIPMPDFDQLADIYWRLGGMQSPSQLHGYLVGQLAVGETREPEQWLEQAAAFIDAVEPPNAEDSQVLSALYGATQACLKGGEMELQLLLPDDGAEITQRVDSIGQWCQGFVAGFAQGGTAIKEQQGQQQYPKDVSEAVSDIAAISQIGLSDADTDLEQSEQNIVEISEYLRVAAMTIYLECNKPQEGDDNGPVSEVEAEAEVAGALSNLFNKTDKKLH, from the coding sequence ATGACCCTCCAAATCCCCATGCCCGATTTTGACCAGCTTGCCGATATCTATTGGCGCTTGGGCGGTATGCAGTCCCCCTCCCAGTTGCACGGCTATCTGGTAGGTCAGTTGGCGGTGGGAGAAACACGTGAACCAGAGCAATGGCTGGAACAGGCCGCGGCCTTTATTGATGCCGTTGAGCCCCCCAATGCTGAAGATAGTCAGGTCCTATCAGCCCTCTATGGTGCTACCCAGGCCTGTCTTAAAGGCGGCGAGATGGAGTTACAGCTTTTATTGCCAGACGATGGCGCCGAGATTACCCAGCGAGTAGATTCCATCGGCCAGTGGTGTCAGGGCTTTGTGGCAGGCTTTGCCCAAGGGGGGACAGCTATTAAAGAACAGCAGGGGCAACAGCAGTATCCCAAAGATGTCTCCGAGGCGGTAAGTGATATTGCCGCGATTAGCCAGATTGGCCTGAGCGATGCTGACACCGATTTGGAGCAGAGTGAGCAGAATATCGTTGAAATCAGTGAGTATCTGCGAGTGGCAGCGATGACGATTTATCTTGAGTGTAACAAGCCGCAAGAGGGCGACGATAATGGGCCGGTTTCTGAAGTGGAAGCCGAGGCGGAAGTGGCAGGTGCCTTAAGTAATCTGTTTAATAAAACCGATAAGAAGTTGCATTAA
- a CDS encoding TIGR02449 family protein — protein MADPQLKALTAKINDLIQLCEQLDEENRALKADAAGWVDERDSLVEKTEIARNKVESMISRLKTLEEES, from the coding sequence ATGGCAGACCCACAACTAAAAGCATTAACCGCCAAGATTAATGACCTGATACAGCTCTGTGAGCAGCTTGACGAAGAGAATCGGGCACTAAAAGCCGATGCCGCAGGCTGGGTCGATGAGCGTGATTCACTGGTTGAGAAAACGGAGATCGCCCGCAATAAGGTTGAGTCGATGATTTCCCGCCTGAAGACGCTGGAAGAAGAGTCCTAA
- a CDS encoding cell division protein ZapA: MSNETVIVKLLDKEYQVACPPGQQEALAKSARYLDQQMRNIRANGKVIGLERIAVMAALNISNELIQQEGDGNAVEDSANAPSSAQLKSLNSKLDEALHRFRQLEIG; this comes from the coding sequence GTGAGTAATGAGACTGTAATCGTCAAACTATTGGACAAGGAATACCAAGTCGCCTGTCCCCCTGGACAACAGGAAGCTTTGGCCAAGTCTGCCCGTTACCTTGATCAGCAAATGCGCAATATTCGCGCCAATGGCAAAGTGATTGGCCTGGAGCGTATTGCGGTAATGGCCGCCCTGAATATCAGCAATGAATTAATCCAGCAGGAAGGTGACGGCAATGCTGTGGAAGATAGCGCCAATGCACCCAGCAGTGCCCAGCTTAAAAGCCTGAACTCCAAGCTGGATGAAGCCCTGCACCGCTTCCGGCAGTTGGAAATCGGTTAA
- a CDS encoding 5-formyltetrahydrofolate cyclo-ligase, translating into MKPYRASILEPTSRQQLRQQLRAKRRGLTRQQQRKASLQLKRHISTTGLFGRHSHIAFYLPNDGEISPLPLLMLAHQQKRACYLPVLAPNNSLWFVRYRPGDPLKPNRYGIPEPANTQHRRKAWALGMVFLPLVGFDRQGGRLGMGGGFYDRCFKNSLLIPKMKQPHLVGLAHHCQEVDSLELENWDIPLSKVATDREVINSI; encoded by the coding sequence ATGAAGCCCTATAGAGCCTCCATCTTGGAACCCACCTCCCGCCAGCAGCTTCGTCAACAACTTCGCGCCAAACGCCGCGGGCTAACACGGCAGCAACAGCGCAAAGCCAGCCTGCAACTTAAACGGCATATTAGCACTACCGGTTTATTCGGGCGCCATAGCCATATTGCCTTTTATTTGCCCAATGATGGCGAGATCAGCCCGCTACCGCTGCTTATGCTAGCCCACCAACAAAAACGGGCCTGTTATTTGCCAGTACTGGCACCCAATAATAGTCTGTGGTTTGTGCGCTACCGCCCCGGAGATCCCTTAAAGCCCAATCGCTACGGCATTCCTGAACCGGCCAATACGCAGCATCGCCGTAAAGCCTGGGCTTTGGGTATGGTGTTTTTACCACTGGTGGGTTTTGATCGTCAGGGTGGACGTTTGGGTATGGGGGGAGGTTTTTATGATCGCTGCTTTAAAAACAGCCTGCTAATACCCAAGATGAAACAGCCCCATTTAGTGGGTCTGGCGCATCATTGTCAGGAGGTGGATAGTTTGGAGCTGGAAAACTGGGATATTCCCCTGTCTAAGGTAGCCACTGACAGAGAAGTGATCAATTCTATCTAA
- the ilvA gene encoding threonine ammonia-lyase, biosynthetic, with translation MPQAYIKKILDARVYDVAIETPIDEAPLLSKRFNNRVLLKREDLQPVFSFKIRGAYNKMVHLTEEELAKGVIAASAGNHAQGLALAALKLGVKATIVMPKTTPQIKVDAVRSRGAKVVLHGDTYDEASAHAKKLVDEKGLVYIHPYDDPDVIAGQGTIGMEILRQLNGPLDAIFVPVGGGGLLAGIAAYVKYVRPDVKVIGVEPEDAACLKAAMEKNRRVTLPQVGIFADGVAVAQIGKETFRVIRNTVEEVITASTDEICAAIKDIFDDTRSIAEPAGALALAGLKKYVEQNNIQGQTLVAIESGANTNFDRLRYISERTEIGEKREAVISVTIPERPGSFKKFCSALGKRNITEFNYRYGHQRDAQIFVGVQIAAGGNDREELIAGLEQKHYPVMDLTDNEMAKLHIRHMVGGHAPAEVPEEVVYRFEFPERPGALLNFLSKLGQQWNISMFHYRNHGAAYGRVLVGLQASKADRKSLEAFLTQLQYPYQEETDNPAYQLFLSGQTGA, from the coding sequence ATGCCCCAAGCTTATATTAAAAAAATCCTCGATGCCCGTGTCTATGATGTCGCCATAGAAACCCCCATCGATGAAGCGCCATTGTTGAGCAAGCGTTTTAATAATCGCGTGCTATTAAAGCGGGAAGATCTGCAGCCGGTTTTTTCTTTTAAGATTCGTGGTGCCTACAACAAAATGGTGCATCTGACCGAAGAGGAGCTGGCCAAGGGGGTGATAGCGGCATCCGCCGGTAACCATGCCCAGGGGCTGGCACTGGCCGCCTTAAAGCTGGGGGTCAAAGCCACCATTGTCATGCCCAAAACCACTCCGCAAATTAAAGTCGATGCAGTGCGTAGCCGCGGAGCCAAAGTGGTACTCCATGGCGATACCTATGATGAAGCCTCTGCCCACGCAAAAAAGCTGGTGGACGAAAAAGGTTTGGTCTATATCCACCCCTACGACGACCCTGATGTTATTGCCGGGCAGGGCACTATCGGTATGGAAATCCTGCGCCAGCTAAACGGCCCGTTGGATGCGATCTTTGTTCCGGTCGGTGGCGGAGGTTTATTAGCCGGTATCGCCGCCTATGTAAAATATGTGCGCCCTGATGTCAAAGTGATTGGGGTAGAGCCGGAAGACGCTGCCTGTTTAAAAGCTGCCATGGAAAAAAACCGCCGCGTCACTTTGCCTCAGGTGGGTATCTTTGCCGACGGTGTTGCCGTAGCGCAAATTGGTAAAGAAACCTTTCGGGTGATTCGCAATACCGTTGAAGAAGTGATTACCGCCAGTACCGATGAAATTTGTGCGGCCATAAAAGATATTTTTGATGATACCCGTTCGATAGCAGAACCTGCCGGTGCGCTGGCGCTGGCTGGTTTAAAAAAATATGTTGAGCAAAATAATATTCAGGGCCAAACTTTGGTGGCGATTGAAAGTGGTGCCAATACTAATTTTGATCGGCTGCGTTATATTTCCGAGCGCACCGAAATTGGTGAAAAACGCGAAGCCGTTATTAGCGTCACTATCCCTGAACGCCCCGGTAGTTTTAAAAAGTTTTGCTCGGCATTGGGTAAGCGCAATATCACCGAATTTAATTACCGCTATGGCCACCAACGTGATGCACAAATTTTTGTGGGCGTGCAAATTGCCGCTGGCGGTAATGATCGGGAAGAATTAATTGCAGGCCTTGAGCAAAAACATTATCCGGTGATGGACTTAACCGATAACGAAATGGCTAAGTTGCATATCCGTCATATGGTCGGTGGGCATGCGCCAGCGGAGGTGCCGGAAGAAGTGGTCTATCGTTTTGAGTTTCCAGAGCGCCCCGGTGCCCTGCTAAACTTTTTAAGCAAGCTGGGCCAGCAGTGGAACATCTCTATGTTCCATTATCGCAACCACGGTGCCGCTTATGGCCGGGTATTGGTGGGCTTGCAGGCCTCTAAAGCTGACCGTAAATCTCTGGAGGCTTTTCTGACCCAGCTGCAATACCCCTATCAGGAGGAGACGGATAATCCGGCTTACCAGCTATTTCTCAGTGGCCAAACCGGTGCATAG
- the rpiA gene encoding ribose-5-phosphate isomerase RpiA, with product MTQDELKQAVARAALDYIKPNIEEDTVIGIGTGSTANYFIDYLAEIKSQVNATVASSEASAERLKKHGIPVYDLNSVDEITVYVDGADESNPHLALIKGGGAALTREKIVAAVAKEFVCIADGSKLVDHLGQFPLPVEVIPMARSHVARELVKLGGDPVYREGVVTDNGNIILDVFNFMIPKPFETEQKINDITGVVTNGIFARRPADVLLLATQDGVKQL from the coding sequence ATGACTCAAGACGAACTCAAACAAGCCGTTGCTCGGGCCGCTCTGGATTACATCAAACCCAATATTGAAGAAGACACTGTGATCGGTATTGGCACCGGCTCCACCGCCAATTACTTTATTGATTACCTGGCCGAGATTAAGAGCCAGGTCAATGCTACCGTTGCCAGTTCAGAGGCCTCCGCTGAAAGGCTTAAAAAGCACGGTATTCCTGTCTATGACCTAAATTCGGTCGATGAAATTACCGTCTATGTCGATGGTGCTGATGAATCTAACCCGCATCTGGCCTTGATCAAAGGGGGTGGTGCCGCCCTCACCCGTGAGAAAATTGTCGCCGCCGTCGCCAAAGAGTTTGTCTGTATTGCTGATGGCAGCAAGCTGGTGGACCATCTGGGGCAGTTCCCCCTGCCGGTAGAAGTGATCCCTATGGCCCGCAGCCATGTGGCCCGGGAACTGGTTAAGTTGGGCGGCGACCCCGTCTACCGTGAGGGTGTAGTGACTGATAATGGCAATATTATCCTCGATGTGTTCAATTTTATGATCCCCAAGCCCTTTGAGACTGAGCAAAAAATAAACGACATTACCGGCGTGGTAACCAATGGTATTTTCGCCCGCAGACCGGCGGATGTACTGCTCTTGGCCACTCAGGATGGCGTCAAACAATTATAA